Proteins co-encoded in one Flavobacteriaceae bacterium MAR_2009_75 genomic window:
- a CDS encoding lipid A 3-O-deacylase PagL, whose protein sequence is MNLRVFLLIFFSITSIFSQENERQHCYSFDASPFYGSIILHNPDISHLISEHPTGVILGYNRKTFGLEEWQQWYNYPDLGASFIYQNSHNKTLGDAYGLYAHFNFYFFKRNLQFRIGQGVSYATDPYDRDINFRNNAYGSRLLSSTFMMFNYQKENIYKNLGLKLGLSVIHYSNANIKAPNTSTNTLAFNAGLVYTLDGDETEYIRREKERITEPVKYNLVFRTGVNESDNIGHGQYPFYIFSGYADKRVGRKSALQLGADVFFSNFLKELIEFQSISFPENNIDANTDYKRVGLFVGHELFINKLSIGTQLGYYVYYPFDFEGKVYNRFSLKRYFGDSFFGVVSLKSHGAAAEAVEFGIGVRL, encoded by the coding sequence ATGAATCTTAGGGTATTTCTGCTTATATTTTTTTCGATTACTTCTATTTTTTCGCAAGAGAATGAACGGCAACATTGCTATAGCTTTGATGCGAGTCCGTTCTATGGTTCGATTATCTTGCACAATCCTGATATTTCACATTTAATATCTGAGCACCCGACTGGGGTTATATTGGGCTACAACAGAAAAACGTTCGGTTTAGAAGAATGGCAGCAGTGGTATAACTACCCTGATTTAGGGGCGTCGTTCATTTATCAAAACTCACATAACAAGACACTCGGTGATGCCTATGGGTTGTACGCCCATTTCAACTTCTACTTCTTTAAGCGCAACCTTCAGTTTCGTATAGGTCAGGGTGTTTCGTATGCTACCGACCCCTATGACAGAGATATTAATTTTAGAAACAATGCTTACGGTTCTCGTTTATTGAGCTCTACCTTTATGATGTTCAATTATCAGAAAGAAAATATTTACAAGAATTTGGGACTGAAATTGGGGTTGTCGGTAATTCATTATTCCAATGCCAATATTAAGGCCCCGAATACCTCGACCAATACTTTGGCATTCAACGCTGGTTTGGTGTACACTCTAGACGGTGACGAAACAGAATACATAAGAAGGGAAAAGGAAAGAATTACCGAGCCGGTAAAATACAATCTTGTCTTTCGAACAGGGGTAAATGAAAGTGATAATATTGGGCACGGACAATATCCGTTTTATATATTTTCCGGTTATGCGGATAAACGTGTAGGTCGAAAAAGTGCCCTACAACTGGGGGCCGATGTGTTTTTTAGTAATTTTTTAAAGGAGTTGATTGAGTTTCAATCCATTTCATTTCCTGAAAACAATATCGACGCCAATACCGATTACAAACGAGTGGGGCTTTTTGTTGGCCATGAACTTTTTATCAATAAGCTTTCGATAGGTACCCAGTTGGGGTATTATGTGTATTACCCTTTTGATTTTGAGGGGAAGGTGTATAACCGTTTTAGTTTGAAACGTTATTTTGGAGATAGCTTTTTCGGAGTGGTCAGTCTAAAATCACATGGTGCTGCTGCAGAAGCGGTTGAATTCGGAATAGGAGTGCGCTTATGA
- a CDS encoding thioredoxin reductase (NADPH) — protein sequence MIKTDVLIIGAGPTGLFTVFEAGLLKLKCHLIDALAQPGGQCSEIYPKKPIYDIPAFPEILAGTLVDNLMEQIKPFEPGFTMGERAEKLDKQEDGSFIVTTNKGTEHHAAVVVIAGGLGSFEPRKPPISNIVDFEDKGVAYMIKDPEVYRDKKVLIAGGGDSALDWAIFLADVASEVSLVHRRKEFRGALDSVEKARELAKLGKIKLFTEAEVKTLYGDDHLEAVVVKHNDAEKGETYVEVDQFIPLFGLSPKLGPIGDWGLEIERNAIKVNNAKDYQTNIPGVFAIGDVNTYEGKLKLILSGFHEAAVMCQYAYQIINPDKRFVMKYTTVGGVTGFDGSKKEAKKEVVQSIS from the coding sequence ATGATAAAAACAGATGTATTAATAATTGGTGCAGGCCCGACAGGTCTTTTTACGGTATTTGAAGCGGGATTGCTGAAACTAAAATGCCATTTAATAGATGCGTTGGCCCAGCCAGGCGGACAATGTTCTGAAATATATCCGAAGAAACCGATTTATGATATTCCGGCTTTTCCGGAAATTCTTGCCGGTACGTTGGTTGATAATCTAATGGAACAGATCAAGCCGTTCGAGCCTGGTTTCACCATGGGTGAACGTGCCGAAAAGTTAGATAAGCAAGAAGACGGTTCATTTATCGTAACGACAAACAAAGGCACTGAGCATCATGCAGCGGTTGTTGTGATCGCAGGAGGTTTAGGCTCGTTCGAACCGAGAAAACCACCTATTTCGAATATCGTTGATTTTGAAGATAAGGGTGTAGCTTATATGATCAAAGATCCTGAGGTATATAGAGATAAAAAAGTATTGATAGCCGGTGGTGGTGATTCGGCTTTAGACTGGGCTATTTTCTTGGCCGATGTTGCTTCAGAAGTTTCTTTGGTTCACCGTAGAAAAGAGTTTCGTGGTGCTTTAGATTCGGTTGAAAAAGCCAGAGAGTTGGCTAAATTGGGCAAAATCAAACTCTTTACCGAAGCGGAGGTGAAGACCTTATACGGAGATGATCATCTAGAAGCTGTTGTAGTCAAACATAACGATGCCGAGAAAGGAGAAACCTATGTGGAGGTTGATCAGTTTATACCTCTTTTCGGTCTTTCTCCAAAGTTAGGTCCAATCGGTGATTGGGGGCTTGAAATAGAGCGAAATGCTATTAAGGTTAATAATGCCAAAGACTATCAAACCAACATACCGGGCGTTTTTGCCATTGGTGATGTGAATACATACGAAGGTAAATTAAAATTGATTTTATCCGGTTTTCATGAAGCTGCGGTAATGTGTCAATATGCCTACCAGATTATAAACCCTGACAAACGTTTTGTGATGAAGTATACTACTGTAGGTGGGGTGACAGGTTTCGATGGTTCTAAAAAAGAAGCGAAGAAAGAAGTTGTGCAGAGTATTTCGTAA
- a CDS encoding 5-methyltetrahydrofolate--homocysteine methyltransferase, producing the protein MTRIQDILEERILVLDGAMGTMLQRYKFTEEDFRGERFKDWKHPLQGNNDLLSLTQPEAIAEVHRKYFAAGADIVETNTFSGTTIAMADYHMEDLVYELNYESARIAKMVADEFTGKEPNKPRFVAGSIGPTNKTASMSPDVNDPGFRAVSFDELRIAYKQQVEALLDGGSDILLVETIFDTLNAKAALFAIEEVKEERKIDPPIMVSGTITDASGRTLSGQTAEAFLISVSHIPILSVGFNCALGADQLVPHLEVLSSKTNHAVSAHPNAGLPNAFGEYDETPEQMAEQIKEYVEKGLVNIVGGCCGTTPEHITAIANLVSKYDPRSMMVES; encoded by the coding sequence ATGACAAGAATACAAGACATACTAGAGGAACGAATTTTGGTTTTGGATGGTGCCATGGGTACTATGCTTCAGCGCTATAAGTTTACAGAAGAAGATTTTAGGGGCGAGCGGTTCAAAGATTGGAAACATCCATTGCAAGGCAATAATGATTTGCTGTCGCTTACCCAACCAGAGGCCATAGCAGAGGTACATCGAAAGTATTTTGCTGCTGGGGCCGATATTGTCGAGACCAATACCTTTTCGGGTACTACTATAGCCATGGCCGATTATCATATGGAAGATTTGGTCTATGAACTCAATTATGAGTCGGCCAGAATCGCCAAAATGGTCGCGGATGAATTTACGGGGAAAGAACCGAACAAACCTAGGTTCGTTGCCGGTAGTATAGGTCCAACGAACAAAACGGCAAGTATGTCTCCCGATGTAAACGACCCTGGTTTTCGAGCGGTTTCTTTCGACGAATTGCGAATAGCTTATAAACAACAGGTGGAAGCTCTGCTTGATGGGGGGTCCGATATTTTATTGGTGGAAACGATTTTTGATACTTTAAATGCCAAAGCTGCACTTTTTGCCATAGAAGAAGTTAAGGAAGAGCGTAAAATAGACCCACCGATTATGGTGAGCGGTACGATTACCGATGCTTCCGGTAGAACATTATCCGGGCAAACGGCAGAAGCTTTCTTGATTTCCGTATCGCATATTCCGATTTTATCGGTTGGTTTTAATTGTGCTTTAGGGGCCGATCAATTGGTACCCCACTTAGAGGTCTTGTCATCAAAAACGAATCATGCGGTATCGGCGCACCCCAATGCAGGGTTGCCCAATGCCTTTGGTGAATATGATGAAACTCCAGAACAAATGGCCGAACAGATAAAGGAATATGTAGAAAAGGGCTTGGTGAATATTGTCGGGGGCTGTTGTGGTACTACACCCGAACATATAACGGCCATTGCTAATCTGGTCAGTAAGTATGATCCCCGATCTATGATGGTCGAAAGTTGA
- a CDS encoding putative autotransporter adhesin-like protein: MKNQLIKLNKKIITSRRSFETVMVQSLKKVCALFALFIILVGCNSESAPDCLQNSGDLVREEVLMADFDKITVFENVSLVVKQGDKQKVEIETSEFLYDEVSAEVKDGRLLLRDTNDCNYFRDYGLTTIYVTSPNITEIRSSTGWGIESDGVLAYDNLSLISESFINPESETTDGEYNLQLNSQSLSVVVNGIAYFQLSGTVENLSLNIAAGDSRIETDKLTAQNVTINHRGSNDMFVNPRVAIRGTIRSTGNVISKNRPDIIEVQEIYKGRLRFE; this comes from the coding sequence ATGAAAAATCAATTGATAAAACTGAACAAGAAAATAATCACATCAAGACGAAGTTTTGAAACGGTAATGGTACAGAGTCTCAAAAAGGTATGCGCACTTTTTGCGCTGTTCATAATATTAGTGGGGTGCAATAGTGAATCAGCTCCCGACTGTCTTCAGAACTCCGGTGATTTGGTTCGTGAAGAAGTTCTTATGGCAGATTTCGATAAGATTACTGTTTTTGAGAACGTTTCATTGGTGGTAAAGCAGGGTGATAAGCAGAAAGTTGAAATAGAAACTAGTGAATTTTTATATGATGAGGTAAGTGCTGAAGTTAAAGACGGGCGCTTGCTTCTAAGAGATACGAATGACTGTAATTATTTTAGAGATTATGGCCTAACTACTATATATGTAACTTCCCCGAATATTACTGAAATCAGAAGCAGCACGGGTTGGGGTATTGAGAGTGATGGTGTTTTGGCATATGATAATTTGTCCTTGATTTCAGAGAGTTTTATTAATCCCGAATCGGAAACTACCGACGGCGAATATAATTTACAACTGAATTCTCAGAGTTTGAGTGTGGTTGTTAATGGTATCGCTTATTTTCAATTGAGCGGAACGGTAGAAAATCTAAGTTTAAATATTGCGGCGGGAGATTCTCGCATAGAGACCGATAAGTTAACGGCTCAAAATGTAACCATCAACCACCGAGGCTCAAATGATATGTTCGTAAACCCACGGGTCGCTATTCGTGGCACCATTCGCAGTACCGGAAACGTCATCAGTAAGAACAGGCCCGATATCATCGAGGTTCAAGAAATCTACAAAGGTCGATTGCGGTTCGAATAA
- a CDS encoding 5,10-methylenetetrahydrofolate reductase (NAD(P)) produces the protein MKITDHINNAKGKTLFSFEIIPPVKGKNIQELYNNIDPLMEFRPPFIDVTTSREEYVYIDRDGLLDKKLTRMRPGTVGICASIKHKYEVDTVPHVLCGGFTKEETEYLLVDCHYLGIDNIMALRGDAMREEQYFKPTKGGHNYAVDLVKQVHELNCGNYLHDTVETDNCADFCIGVAGYPEKHLEAPSLKSDLKRLKEKVDAGADYVVTQMFFDNQKYFEFVEAAKAMGIDVPIIPGIKPIAVKRHLQLLPQVFKIDLPQDLIDAVDACSTNKEVRQVGVEWCIQQSKELKDAGVPVLHYYSMGKSDNIKAIADKLF, from the coding sequence ATGAAGATAACCGACCATATTAATAATGCAAAGGGGAAGACCCTATTTTCCTTTGAAATTATACCGCCTGTTAAGGGTAAGAACATTCAAGAACTATATAATAACATTGATCCGTTGATGGAGTTTAGACCTCCGTTTATTGATGTGACCACTTCACGTGAAGAATATGTTTATATCGATAGGGATGGGCTGTTAGATAAGAAATTGACCCGAATGAGACCGGGTACGGTCGGTATTTGTGCATCGATCAAGCATAAATATGAAGTCGATACGGTACCACATGTGCTTTGTGGTGGTTTTACCAAAGAAGAAACAGAATACCTTTTGGTCGATTGCCATTACCTAGGTATCGATAATATTATGGCTTTGCGTGGAGATGCCATGCGCGAGGAGCAATATTTTAAACCGACCAAAGGCGGGCACAACTATGCGGTCGATTTGGTTAAGCAAGTACACGAGCTGAACTGCGGTAACTATTTGCACGATACGGTCGAAACCGACAATTGCGCCGATTTCTGTATTGGCGTGGCCGGCTACCCTGAAAAACATTTAGAGGCGCCTTCTTTGAAATCGGATTTAAAGCGATTGAAAGAAAAGGTGGATGCGGGTGCCGATTATGTGGTAACACAAATGTTTTTCGATAATCAGAAATATTTTGAGTTCGTAGAGGCTGCCAAAGCGATGGGTATTGATGTACCGATCATACCGGGCATAAAACCTATTGCCGTAAAAAGGCATCTTCAGCTATTGCCACAAGTTTTCAAGATTGATTTGCCTCAAGACCTTATCGATGCCGTTGATGCTTGTAGTACCAACAAAGAAGTACGACAGGTAGGGGTGGAGTGGTGCATTCAACAATCAAAAGAATTGAAAGATGCCGGTGTACCTGTATTGCATTATTACTCGATGGGTAAATCTGATAACATAAAAGCTATCGCCGATAAGTTATTTTAA
- a CDS encoding methionine synthase (B12-dependent), translating into MSNEKRFLRLSGLEPLVVTPDTNFINVGERTNVAGSRKFLRLIKEEKFEEALDVAREQVEGGAQIIDINMDDGLIDGKEAMVKFLNLVIAEPDIARVPIMIDSSKWDIIEAGLQVVQGKSVVNSISLKEGKDEFLYHAKLIKRYGAAVIVMAFDEVGQADTYDRRIEICKRSYDILVNEVNFAPEDIIFDLNIFPVATGMDEHKLNAIDFIEATRWVRENLPHANVSGGVSNVSFSFRGNNPVREAMHSVFLYHAIKAGMNMGIVNPSMLEVYDDIPKDLLEMVEDVILNRRDDATERLLDFADSVVGKAKESKVDLSWREEPLQDRITRALVKGIDQYILEDVEEARQASDKPIEVIEGHLMIGMNVVGDLFGSGKMFLPQVVKSARVMKKAVAYLLPYIEEEKLKNPQVGDDKGNGKILMATVKGDVHDIGKNIVSVVLACNNYEIVDLGVMVPPEKIIETAIKENVDIIGLSGLITPSLDEMVHLAKEMERKSFKVPLLIGGATTSKAHTAVKIDPQYSNAVVHVNDASRAVTVVGDLLQKETSGTYKNTIKEDYNVFREKFLNRSQHKEYKSLATARKNKFQIDWEQSEIVKPKKLGIQVIEDIDMEELLPFIDWTPFFRSWELHGRYPDILKDKVVGEQATELFADAQNMLKEVLADKKLTGKGIYGLFAANTLPNDDDIEVEVEGEQFIFRTLRQQLQRREGVPDYALADFIAPKSSGREDYMGCFCVTTGFGTEEISEKYRKELDDYNSIMIKALSDRLAEAFAEYLHEKVRTEYWGYASDENLDNEALIEEKYKGIRPAPGYPACPDHLEKLTIWNALKVEERIGVKLTDSLAMWPASSVSGYYFGNTESRYFGLGKIKEDQVRDFAKRKNIDYEYATKWLAPNIADN; encoded by the coding sequence ATGAGTAACGAAAAACGTTTTCTGCGTTTAAGTGGCTTAGAGCCTTTAGTGGTCACCCCTGATACAAATTTTATCAATGTGGGGGAACGCACCAATGTGGCAGGTTCGAGAAAGTTTTTGCGCCTTATAAAAGAAGAGAAATTTGAAGAAGCCCTAGATGTAGCACGAGAACAGGTAGAAGGGGGTGCCCAGATTATCGATATTAATATGGATGATGGCCTCATCGATGGTAAAGAGGCTATGGTGAAGTTTTTGAACCTAGTGATTGCCGAACCTGATATCGCTCGGGTTCCGATAATGATCGACAGTTCAAAGTGGGATATTATCGAAGCAGGTCTACAAGTGGTTCAGGGCAAATCGGTGGTGAACTCTATAAGTTTGAAGGAGGGTAAGGATGAGTTTTTATACCATGCCAAATTAATCAAGCGGTACGGGGCTGCCGTTATCGTAATGGCTTTCGATGAGGTAGGTCAGGCAGATACATATGACCGCCGTATTGAAATTTGCAAGCGTTCGTACGATATTTTGGTCAACGAGGTGAATTTTGCGCCCGAAGACATTATTTTCGACCTTAATATTTTCCCCGTTGCCACGGGTATGGATGAGCACAAGCTCAATGCCATAGATTTTATCGAAGCCACGCGTTGGGTACGTGAAAACCTGCCCCATGCCAATGTGAGTGGTGGGGTCAGTAACGTGTCGTTCTCATTTCGAGGTAATAATCCCGTGCGGGAAGCCATGCACTCCGTTTTTCTCTATCACGCCATCAAAGCGGGTATGAATATGGGTATTGTAAACCCGAGCATGCTCGAGGTCTATGATGATATTCCGAAAGATTTATTGGAAATGGTCGAAGATGTCATCTTGAACAGAAGAGATGACGCCACCGAGCGCCTTCTTGATTTTGCTGACTCCGTGGTGGGTAAGGCAAAAGAGAGTAAGGTCGATTTATCATGGAGGGAAGAACCGTTACAAGACCGAATCACGCGTGCATTGGTCAAAGGTATTGACCAATATATTCTAGAAGATGTCGAGGAAGCTCGACAAGCGTCTGATAAACCCATCGAGGTAATCGAAGGTCATTTGATGATCGGCATGAACGTGGTGGGCGACCTTTTTGGTAGCGGAAAAATGTTTTTGCCCCAAGTGGTGAAATCAGCACGGGTCATGAAAAAGGCAGTGGCCTATCTTCTACCGTACATCGAAGAAGAGAAATTGAAAAATCCGCAGGTGGGCGACGACAAGGGTAATGGTAAAATACTTATGGCGACGGTAAAGGGTGATGTACACGATATCGGCAAGAATATCGTGAGCGTAGTCTTGGCCTGTAACAACTATGAAATCGTAGACCTCGGTGTGATGGTGCCGCCGGAGAAGATTATTGAGACTGCCATTAAGGAAAACGTAGATATCATCGGCTTGAGTGGACTCATTACTCCTTCTCTGGATGAGATGGTGCACTTGGCCAAGGAAATGGAGCGTAAGAGCTTTAAAGTGCCTTTGTTGATTGGTGGGGCGACTACTAGCAAGGCGCATACCGCGGTTAAAATCGACCCTCAATATAGCAATGCCGTAGTTCATGTAAACGATGCCTCAAGAGCAGTGACCGTAGTTGGGGATCTCTTGCAAAAAGAAACCTCCGGAACCTATAAGAACACCATCAAGGAAGATTACAATGTATTCAGGGAAAAATTCTTGAACCGTTCACAGCATAAAGAATATAAGTCGCTTGCAACAGCAAGAAAAAACAAGTTTCAGATTGACTGGGAGCAATCAGAGATTGTGAAACCCAAGAAATTGGGCATTCAGGTTATTGAAGATATTGATATGGAAGAATTGCTTCCGTTTATCGATTGGACGCCGTTTTTCAGAAGTTGGGAACTTCACGGCCGTTATCCTGATATTCTAAAGGATAAGGTCGTTGGTGAGCAGGCTACCGAACTTTTTGCCGATGCACAGAATATGCTGAAAGAGGTGTTGGCCGATAAAAAGCTAACGGGAAAAGGTATTTACGGTCTCTTCGCGGCAAATACCTTACCGAACGATGATGATATTGAAGTTGAGGTAGAAGGAGAACAATTCATCTTTAGAACCCTTCGGCAACAATTGCAACGAAGGGAAGGGGTGCCTGATTATGCCTTGGCAGATTTTATCGCCCCGAAAAGTTCGGGTAGAGAAGATTATATGGGTTGCTTCTGTGTTACCACAGGTTTCGGCACAGAAGAAATTTCTGAAAAATACCGAAAAGAGCTTGATGACTATAATTCGATTATGATCAAGGCGCTTTCTGACCGATTGGCAGAAGCTTTCGCAGAGTACCTGCACGAAAAGGTGAGGACTGAATATTGGGGTTATGCTTCGGATGAAAATTTGGATAATGAAGCTTTGATAGAAGAAAAATACAAAGGCATTCGTCCTGCTCCTGGCTATCCTGCGTGCCCTGATCATTTAGAAAAATTGACCATTTGGAATGCTTTAAAGGTGGAAGAACGAATTGGAGTGAAATTGACGGATAGTTTGGCCATGTGGCCTGCTTCTTCGGTTTCAGGCTACTATTTCGGTAATACTGAATCACGTTATTTCGGGTTGGGTAAAATAAAAGAGGATCAAGTTCGAGATTTTGCCAAACGAAAAAACATTGATTACGAGTATGCCACCAAATGGCTTGCCCCGAATATTGCAGACAATTAA
- a CDS encoding uroporphyrin-III C-methyltransferase, which yields MDKSNKTYNNFRFEAAKCSQNGQLTVVGAGPGDVELITVKAIKALESADVVLYDALVASELLEYAPTAEQIFVGKRKGCYSYQQEQINELIVNRAMTGKHVVRLKGGDPFVFGRGAEEMEFAAEHGLKTAMVPGVSSCLSVPASQNIPVTKRGSAESFWVITGTTKEHKLSGDVALAAKSNATVVILMGMSKLGQIVDLFKKEGKSETPIAVVQNGTRKDEKIGVATMATIEAEVAEKKLTNPAIIIIGEVVRHRARIKEIVKNQELELSKAI from the coding sequence ATGGATAAGAGCAACAAGACATATAACAATTTCAGGTTCGAGGCGGCAAAATGCTCCCAGAATGGCCAGCTTACAGTTGTAGGTGCCGGTCCGGGTGACGTTGAGCTAATTACCGTAAAAGCTATTAAGGCTCTGGAGTCTGCCGATGTGGTTTTGTACGATGCCTTGGTAGCTTCTGAACTATTGGAATATGCTCCTACTGCTGAACAAATTTTCGTAGGTAAGCGTAAAGGTTGCTATTCGTACCAGCAAGAGCAGATCAATGAACTCATTGTAAATCGAGCGATGACCGGTAAGCATGTCGTACGATTAAAAGGAGGTGATCCTTTTGTGTTTGGCCGAGGTGCCGAAGAGATGGAGTTCGCTGCCGAACATGGTTTAAAGACAGCTATGGTGCCAGGTGTTTCATCGTGTCTATCGGTTCCTGCGTCGCAGAATATTCCTGTAACGAAAAGAGGTTCCGCAGAGAGCTTTTGGGTCATAACGGGCACGACCAAAGAACATAAATTATCGGGCGATGTGGCATTGGCCGCAAAAAGTAATGCTACAGTCGTTATTTTGATGGGAATGTCAAAATTAGGTCAGATAGTAGATTTGTTCAAAAAAGAAGGCAAGTCTGAAACCCCTATAGCCGTTGTTCAAAATGGTACTAGAAAAGATGAAAAGATAGGTGTGGCCACGATGGCCACCATTGAGGCCGAAGTGGCTGAAAAAAAATTGACAAACCCTGCTATTATTATAATCGGGGAAGTAGTGCGGCATCGAGCCCGTATCAAAGAAATCGTCAAAAATCAAGAATTAGAGTTAAGTAAAGCGATATGA